The genomic DNA GCGGGTAGAGGGTGCGGGGGTCGAGCACCTCGACGGAGATCTCGGGCGCCAGCTCCTCGGCGACGGCGAGCGCGTCGTGGACGAGGTGGCCGACGGCGACCAGGGTGACGTCGGTGCCGGGCCGGTGCACGCGGGCGCGGCCGATCGGGACGGGGACGAGCGGGGCGGTCACGTCCTCGCGGACGGCGAGCGCGCCGGCCGGCGCGAAGAGGACCACCGGGTCGTCGTCGCGGATGGCGGAGGCGAGCAGTCCGTACGCGTCGCCGGGCGTGGCGGGCACCAGGGTCTTCATGCCGATGTGCGCGAACAGGCTGTACGGGTGGTCGGAGTGCTGGCCGGCCCAGCCGGAGCGGGAGCCGGAGCCGGGGACCACCACGGTCAGCGGGACGCGCGCCTGGCCGCCGGTCATCAGGGAGAACTTGTGCGCCTGGTTCGCGAGTTGTTCGAGAACCAGGTAGAGCAGGGAGGGGATCTGGAGCTCGATCACCGGACGCATGCCGACCAGCGCGGCGCCGATCGCGGCGGAGGTGAACGCCTGCTCCGAGAGCGGGGTGTCGACCACCCGGTCGGCGCCGAAGCGCTGCTGCAGGCCGAGGGTGAGCCCGGCGAGGCCCGCGCCGACGTCCTCGCCGAGGACGCACACCGCGGGATCGTCGGCGAGCGCGTCGGCCAGCGCCCGGTTGAGTGCCTTGGGGTAGCTGAGCAGGGTCATCCGGCCGTCCCCTCCAGGGCGGTGGCGTACAGGTGGTCGGCGGCGCCGGCCGGATCGGGGTGCGGTCCGGCGAGCGCGAACTCCGCCGCCTCCTCCAGCAGCCGGGCCGCCTCGGCGTCGAGGGCGGCGGCGTCCGGCAGGGCGGCCGCCGCGGCGGTGAGCGGGTCGCGGGCGCGCCAGGCGGCGACCTCCTCGGCGCTGCGGTAGGCGAGCTTGAAGCGCCGTTCCATGGTGTGGTGGGCCTCGTAGCGGTAGGTGAGGCACTCCAGGAAGGAGGGCCCGCCGCCGGTGCGGGCCCGCTCCACGGCTTCCTCGGCCGCCCGGCGGACGGCCTCGACGTCCATGCCGTCCACCGTGACGGCGGGGATGCCGAACGCCGCCGCCCGGCCGACCGCGCTGCCGCCGACCCCGGCGGAGGCCGGCAGGGTGGTGGCGTAGCCGTTGTTCTCGCAGACGAACACGGCGGGCGCCCGCCAGATCGAGGCGAG from Kitasatospora terrestris includes the following:
- a CDS encoding alpha-ketoacid dehydrogenase subunit beta produces the protein MTLLSYPKALNRALADALADDPAVCVLGEDVGAGLAGLTLGLQQRFGADRVVDTPLSEQAFTSAAIGAALVGMRPVIELQIPSLLYLVLEQLANQAHKFSLMTGGQARVPLTVVVPGSGSRSGWAGQHSDHPYSLFAHIGMKTLVPATPGDAYGLLASAIRDDDPVVLFAPAGALAVREDVTAPLVPVPIGRARVHRPGTDVTLVAVGHLVHDALAVAEELAPEISVEVLDPRTLYPLDRAALTASLARTGRLVVADDSNRTSGLAAELLATAAESGRLSAPPLRVTRPDGTVLPFAPALDRALQPSRDALREAVLTAVK
- a CDS encoding thiamine pyrophosphate-dependent dehydrogenase E1 component subunit alpha, translated to MTLPHLADPAGRYRTMRLIRGFEELALEWVRAGHVVGGTHPYIGQEAVAVGVCAALDPADRITSTHRGHGHVLAKGADPGRLLAELAGRTNGLNRGRGGSMHAADLALGILGANGMVGAGAPIAVGAAWASVRLGEPRVAVSFFGDGALNQGVLLESLNLASIWRAPAVFVCENNGYATTLPASAGVGGSAVGRAAAFGIPAVTVDGMDVEAVRRAAEEAVERARTGGGPSFLECLTYRYEAHHTMERRFKLAYRSAEEVAAWRARDPLTAAAAALPDAAALDAEAARLLEEAAEFALAGPHPDPAGAADHLYATALEGTAG